The genomic region CTGATGAAGTAGAGTTTTATCACGCTCCTTTTGGTTTGGTTTTGGGTGAAGATGGATCGAAATTGAAAACTCGCTCGGGGGAAGCTGTACGCTTAAAAGATTTGTTAGATGAAGCGATCGCACATGCTCGTAAAGATTTAGAATCTCGATTAAAAGAAGAAGGAAGAGAAGAGACAGAGGAATTTATTAACCACGTCGCTCAAGTGATTGGTATTAGTGCAGTAAAATATGCCGATTTGAGCCAAAACCGCAATAGCAATTACATTTTTAGCTATGATAAAATGTTGGCTTTGCAAGGTAATACTGCTCCTTATATGTTATATGCTTATGCACGGATTCAAGGCATTAGCCGTAAGGGAGGAATTGATTTCGAGCAATTAGGAGACAACGTTAAGGTTGTATTGCAGCATGAAACTGAACTCGTATTGGCAAAGCATTTACTTCAGTTAGATGAGGTTATCTCAACAATTGAAGCAGATTTATTACCAAATCGATTGTGCGAGTATTTGTTTCAATTGAGCCAAAAATTCAATCAATTTTACGATCGCGATCGAGGTGTTCCAGTCTTGAATGCGGAAGAACCTCAGAGAACGTCGCGGTTAGTGCTGTGTAATTTAACGGCTAGAACTCTCAAGTTGGGATTATCTTTATTAGGAATTCCCGTGTTGGAGAGGATGTAAATAGCAGATTCAAATAAGGTGGGTAATGCCCACCCTACTATTTATTTTAAGTTGGTTAGGTGGTGAGGAGAAGATTATGAAGATAACAGTTATTAGTCAAATTGCGATCGCGCTCGTGTCTTTATCTACAGTTTTTACACCAACTGCGGCTAAAGCTCAACTCGTTCCGCAGCCTTGGATTTCAGTGGGGGGAGATGATGGTGATGTGACTTTTTCTGTGGGTGCGAGAATTATCGGTTTGGGGGTTGAATTAGGATTTGGTCCGGGTGATTCGACGGGAGTGGACGTACTCAAGTTTATTAATTTACCTGTTGTCGATCCCTATATTGGGATAGGATATTATTCGGATGATGAGGATTTTGCCGTGTCTGGTGGGGTTCAAATTGATGCTGCGGACAATCTGTTTGTAGGAGTTGGTTATAATTCCGTACGGGGATTTAACGGACAGGTGGGAATTAGGTTTTAAATAAGTCAATAGCTAAAAGTCAAAAGTCAAAAAGTTACCTTTAGACTAGAAGTTTAAGGCTATACAGACAAAGCCTACCTACCCTTCGGGAACGCTTCGCGAACGCAGGCTAAACAGAAATTTAGCTGTTTTCAAATACCTTTAAAAAGAGGAGAATTAGAGATAAAAGATTTTATTTCTGTGGCTGAGTCAAGTTGCATAACAGAACGAGCGATCACCTCTGCTTCTTGTGTTGTTAACTGACTGATTATTTGTTTAATCTGAGGAATAGATTGAGGATTAAGACTTAATTCGTCTAAACCTAAGCCTAGTAATATGGGTACGGCTAGGGGTTCGGCTGCGAGTTCGCCACACAATCCTATCCAAATTCCTGCATGGTGCGCAGCTTGCACAGTTTTTTGAACTGCTTGCAATACAGCAGGATGAAAAGCGTCAGCTAATGGAGCAACTTTCGGATTTGTGCGGTCTGCTGCCATGATATATTGGCTTAAGTCATTCGTACCAATGCTGAAAAAGTTGACTTCAGAGGCAAGTTTATCTGCGATCGCAACCGCAGATGGAATTTCTATCATGATGCCAATTTCAATATCTTTATCAAAGGGAATACCAGCTTGGGATAATTCTGTTTGTGCTTCTGCCCAAATTGCTTTAGCTGCTTGTAGTTCTGCTAAAGTTGCAATTGTGGGAAACATAACTTTAATTTGATACCCTGAGCTAGCTCGTAATATTGCTCGTAACTGAGTTTTGAAAAGCTCGGGACGATTCAAGCAAAATCGAATACCTCGCCAGCCTAAAAAAGGATTAGTTTCTGCTTGTAATCCCAGATAAGAAAGAGGTTTGTCGCCACCTACATCCAGAGTACGAATAATTAGGGAACGGTTTGCTAAAATTTGGGCGATCGCACGATAAATTTCAAATTGTTCTTCTTCTGTAGGTGAGGAAGTTCTGTCGAGATACAATAATTCGGTGCGTAATAATCCGACTCCCTCTGCACCTTGAGCGATCGCAATTTGAGCATCGGCAATACTACTAATATTAGCAAAGACTTGAATTCGCTTACCGTCACGGGCGATCGCTGGTGCTTGCGCTTTGGCTCGTGCTTGCTGTCTAGCGGTAATTATCACATCTCTTTTTGCTTCGAGGGTAGCAATTGTTTGAGAATCGGGTTGTATCCAAATATTGCCATTTTCACCATCAATTGCTAATAGCGTACCAGATTCTAAATTTAAAATCTGTGAGTTGACACCGACAACAGCCGGAATTCCTAACGTGCGTGCCAGAATTGCACTGTGAGAAGTAGCGCTACCTTGTAACGTACAAATTCCTAATACTTTTGTCCGATCTAATTGGACTGTATCAGAAGGAGAAAGATCGCGAGCAACGAGAATACTAGGCTGATTTAATTCTATATTAGCAGTAGAAACGCCAAGGAGCGATCGTAAAACTCTTTGTCCTACATCAATAACATCTTTAGCTCGTTCTTGTAAATAAACGTCATTGAGATGGCGATAACTATTGGCTATTTCATCAATAATGGTATTCCAAGCAAATTCAGCATTTTGATGTTGCTCAAAAATTCGTTTTTGGACGGGTTCGATAATTGCTGGATCTGCCAAAATTAAAAGATGTGCATCAAATATTGCTGCTTCATTCTCATGAATATGGATTCGATCTTTGATATTTTGAATTTCTTGTTTAGCAGTTGCGATCGCTATTTGTAAACGCTGCCATTCAGCCTCTACATCAGCTACACAAAGTTCGTGAACTTTTATTTGATGTGAATGATGTTGGAAAATTGGGGCGATCGCAATTCCTGGGACAGCAGGAATGCCTTGTGTAAAATGAGAGGAAGTATGGAGGTGAGGAGATGAAGTATGATGAGTCTCACCAAAATTATTTTCAACAAGTGTTTGTAGTGCTAACAGTGCCACATCTGTATCTTCGCCAACAGATGCGATCGCAATTTCGTGTCCTTGGCGTACTCCTAATGTAGCGACTTGATTGATACTATCTGCTCTCACAAATTCTGTGTTTCTGGTGATATTTCGCACGCGAATTTGAGCCTGAAACTGAGTTACTGTGGTGACAAATTGAGCCGCAGGACGTGCATGTAGTCCTTGTGGGTTACGGATTGTCAGGTGGATTTCTTTTGTTGGGTGGGAGTCGGGAGTCGGGAGTCGGGAGTCGGAAGATCTGTTTATATCTTCTTCACCAATGACAAATGACGAATGACTAATGACACCTAATTGTGCTGCTTTTGCTTTGAGTGCTTGTCGTGCTTCAGAAATAACGACATCGATATCGTTACTGGATGTAGCTGCAACAGAGGCGGCGATCGCACCTTCTACTAGAGGCGCTTCACATAAATGAATTTTATCCTGTTGTTCTTCTGGCAAGAATTCTATTGCCATCTCCGCACTAAGTAAGGCACTACCGAGATCCATAAGTACGAGAACGCCATCGTCACTATAGACAGAGGCGATCGCTTCATAGACTTGCATGGCATCTGTACCCAGTGGATTTTCTGGATCGTCAATTCCTGCTGCTACGGCTATGGGTACTTTGTCCTGTACCATTTGCCGCGCAAGTTCCCGCACGCCTTCGGCTAGTTTTTTGCTGTGAGAGACAATAACAATGCTAACCATGCGATCGCCTCATGGGTATTAAAAGCTTCTATTCTTGCAGTTACTTTATACTGATAGCAACTTGTATACATCAGCAACAGAGTAG from Chroococcidiopsis sp. SAG 2025 harbors:
- the ptsP gene encoding phosphoenolpyruvate--protein phosphotransferase is translated as MVSIVIVSHSKKLAEGVRELARQMVQDKVPIAVAAGIDDPENPLGTDAMQVYEAIASVYSDDGVLVLMDLGSALLSAEMAIEFLPEEQQDKIHLCEAPLVEGAIAASVAATSSNDIDVVISEARQALKAKAAQLGVISHSSFVIGEEDINRSSDSRLPTPDSHPTKEIHLTIRNPQGLHARPAAQFVTTVTQFQAQIRVRNITRNTEFVRADSINQVATLGVRQGHEIAIASVGEDTDVALLALQTLVENNFGETHHTSSPHLHTSSHFTQGIPAVPGIAIAPIFQHHSHQIKVHELCVADVEAEWQRLQIAIATAKQEIQNIKDRIHIHENEAAIFDAHLLILADPAIIEPVQKRIFEQHQNAEFAWNTIIDEIANSYRHLNDVYLQERAKDVIDVGQRVLRSLLGVSTANIELNQPSILVARDLSPSDTVQLDRTKVLGICTLQGSATSHSAILARTLGIPAVVGVNSQILNLESGTLLAIDGENGNIWIQPDSQTIATLEAKRDVIITARQQARAKAQAPAIARDGKRIQVFANISSIADAQIAIAQGAEGVGLLRTELLYLDRTSSPTEEEQFEIYRAIAQILANRSLIIRTLDVGGDKPLSYLGLQAETNPFLGWRGIRFCLNRPELFKTQLRAILRASSGYQIKVMFPTIATLAELQAAKAIWAEAQTELSQAGIPFDKDIEIGIMIEIPSAVAIADKLASEVNFFSIGTNDLSQYIMAADRTNPKVAPLADAFHPAVLQAVQKTVQAAHHAGIWIGLCGELAAEPLAVPILLGLGLDELSLNPQSIPQIKQIISQLTTQEAEVIARSVMQLDSATEIKSFISNSPLFKGI